The genomic segment AGCGAACGAGTGCCCCCTCACGCCCCCGCCGTAGCGACTGGTCGCTCGTAGAGCGAGCGGAACCTTCCGGGCCGATTTCTTGGGTACTTCTTTCTAAAAGAAGTACCAAGGGTGCGGGGCGAAGCCCAGCAAGCTGTAAACAGGCGGGCCGAGCCCGCCCAACCTTCGGATTGATTGGAATAATGCCGCGATGAAAAGATTGCTAAAAACACTTATTATCGTATTTTTACTTTTTGCATTATATCCATTGTATATTTTTATAAGAATCATCATCGGATCCATGTTCGACACACCATTTGACCCGATGTTCGGCCCTAGGAATCCCGTACCAGGAGCCTCCAGCTATCTTGAGAAAAGGGCCGACATCTCCCCTGAACAAAAAATCTGCTTATTGAATTGCCAACCTTGCGACAAAGATGTTTTAAAGCTGTTAAGCGCTGCTCCCTCACGAGAAGTCAGGTCATTAGTCGCCACAAATCCTTCGGTAACAACAGATGTTCTTGAAAAGCTATCAAAAGATGAGGATGACGGCGTCCGTACAAGTGTAGCTGTGGGCAGAAACACACCTCGTGAAATTCTGTTGACATTACTGAATGACCCGGATGGTACAGTAAGGTGGTCAGTTCCTGGAAATGAAAACCTTACTGAAAGCGATATCAGGGAGCTATACAACAAAAAAGCTTCTCTTACAATGATCGCTGCCAACAACAATACCCCCGTTGACATTTTGGAACAATTGGCCGAACTTAGCGACAGCAGCATTTCCATGGAAATATGCCGAAACAGAAATATTACCGACAAAATTGCTTTGTTTCTTTTAAATGATTCAAAAATAGATGTTAATTACACTCCGATTGGGCTTGTCCATAACCCTGCTATTTCTGATAATATTCTTAAGATCCTTGCCAACAATCCCAGAGTTGAAATAAGCAACTACGCAAATAAATATTTAGAGGAACGCAAGCAATCGCAGACTAACAAGAATTAAACAACAGGGATAACATAAAACTATTTCCGGGCTTAATCATAAACAAGTAAAAGCCCCGCCGGTTTACCCGGCGGGGCGTTCACATTTCAGGGAACTATTAAGAACTACGCCAGCAGTTTCTCGATGACCAGATCGCCCACCTGAGAGGTGGAGTATCCCATCTTCCCTGCCGCCAGAGACTTCAACTTGTTCCCCGTGACATACATGACCGCCTCTTCGATGGCGCTTGCGGCCTTCGTCTCGCCGAGGTGGTCGAGCATCATCCCGGCGGCGCAGATCGCCGCGAGGGGGTTGATTATCCCCTGACCGGTGTACTTGGGGGCGCTGCCGCCGATGGGCTCGAACATGGAGACGCCCTCGGGGTTGATGTTGCCGCCCGCCGCTATCCCCATGCCGCCCTGGATCATCGCGCCGAGGTCGGTGATGATGTCGCCGAACATGTTGTCGGTGACGATTACGTCGAACCACTCGGGGTTCTTGACCATCCACATGCAGGTGGCGTCTACGTGAGCGTAGTCGCGCTTGATGTCTTTGTATTCCTTCTCGCCGACTTCGTTGAAGACGCGCTCCCAGAGGTCGAAGGCGTAGGTGAGGACGTTGGTCTTGCCACAGAGGGTGAGCTTCTTTTCCTGACCCCGCTTGCGGGTGTACTCGAAGGCGTAGCGCAGGCAGCGCTCGACGCCCATGCGGGTGTTTATCGATTCCTGGACGGCTACCTCGTGCATCGTCCCCTTGCGTAGCGTGCCTCCCGCTCCGGCGTAAAGCCCTTCGGTGTTTTCGCGGACGACGACGAAATCTATCTCGGCGGGTCCTTTGTCCTTGAGCGGGGTGTAGACGCCGGGGAAGAGCTTTACGGGGCGAAGGTTGATGTATTGGTCGAGCTCGAAGCGGAGCTTGAGCAGTATCCCCTGTTCGAGGATGCCGGGCTTCACGTCGGGGTGGCCGATGGCTCCGAGGAGTATCGAATCGTGCTGTCTGAGATCGCCGACGGCGCTGGGGGGGAGGACTTCGCCGGTGCGAAGGTAGCGGTCGCCGCCGAAATCGTAGGTGACCTTCTCGGTCTTGAAGCCGAACTTGCCCGCAGCCGCGTCGAGGACGCGAAGCCCTTCGGCCACTACCTCGGGGCCGGTGCCGTCGCCGGGGATTACCGCTATCTTGTAAGTCTTGGACATCTTGATCTCCTTGGTGGCTGGCGCATCCTTTTCGCCCCCGGCTTCGTCATGTCTTCGCTCAAGGGTTTCGTCGTAGCGCTGCTACCGCCTCACCCTCTCGCTCCGGGATTCCTTGCCGGGAACGAAAAACCGCGCCAGATTATTCATTTTAGATACCGTTCAGGTTCTTTAGAGCGTTAGAGGTTTACTACAAATAAAGCCTCGAAACAATATAACTTTTTTAATCATTCCAAAGATTTGACTCACCAAAATTCTTTTGGCGGGACCAAAACCGGGAGGGCGAAGCCGCCTATTGATTTAACCCCCGAAACGCCGCTCCGCAAAGATTTTCTTTCGCCCCCGGACGAAGGCGAGCCGCACTCACCCCGGTCTTGACAGCCACAAAAATAATGCTAGGTATTAACGTGCCACGCAACCTTTTTCATAAGGGGAACATCATGAGCAAGTTCAGTCAATACACGGCAATCAATAAATGGGCGTTGGTTTTCCCAACAGATGTGTTCCTGGTTCTGGTTGAAAAACATGACCCCCACGGCCCAGAGGTCAAGGATCTGGAGAAATTGTTTGAAAAAATGGCTCCGGAAGATAAGAAAATCACCGTGGCTCTGGCCACGAGCCTTGCCAAGGCTTCCAAAATGGTTCTGGAGGCAGCAGCAGCCAAAACGAAGTAACGAATTAACCAGTCGCCAAACATGAAAAAGGGGCCGCTCCCACGCGGGTGCGGCCTTCGATTTCAAAATATGCTTTCCACTTACTTGGCGGGCATCTTGCCTATGGTGGAAGGCACCAGCCCGTCAACCCAGCCCGCGTCCTTTTCCTTGTGGCAGGAGAGGCATGCTTCCTTCGCGGTCATCTCTTTGGGGGGATTTACCGGGTAGAAGTGATACTCGTGCTCCGGGGGCTGTGGCTTCCAGGTGGTGGCCCCGTCGGCGGCTATGGAGGCTACCGCCCTGTCTTCGGGGTCGGCCTTGTCGTGGCACTCCGAGCAATCCATCTTGTTCTGCGAGAAATCGAACTTGTGGTCGTGTATCGAATAGGAACCCCACTCCTCGACTATCGAGGGGGAGTGGCAGTCGGTGCACTGCGCCTGTTCGGGGGCGTGGCCCGAGTGGCTCTTGTAATCGGCGTTTAGCGCGGTGTGGCAGGTGCCGCAGTACTCGGCCCTCGACATGTAGCGCTCGGCAGTCTCCGTCTTGCCCCTGTCGAAACCGCAGACCTCGCAGGCGCGGTTGTTGGAGTAGAACTTGGAGGCGAAGAAGTAGTACATGCGCTTTCTCTCCATGAAATCCATGGTGCCCCAGTACCACTTCTTGGACTTGGGCTTGGGCATGAAAAAGTCGCTGGTGTATTTGGCTATGTCTTCGCCGGGAACGAAATTAACGGCGAAGGGGTATTTGTTGTAGGTGGTGTCGGTGCCGTCGGTGTGGCACTGCATGCAGATCATCAGGGCGCGTTCTTTGGGAAGCTTGAGGGGGTTGACTATCTTCGCGACGTCACCCTCGCTTTCGACGTGCGCCTTGCCCGGCCCGTGGCAGGATTCGCAGCCTATGCCGGGCTCGAAGAAGGTCTCTGTCTTTCCGTCGAAGCCTACGGTGTGGCAGCCGTCACAGAAGATGTTGTAGGGGTTCTGCCGCCAGTTGAAAATCGAGTAGGGCTCCCAAGCGTTTTTCGGAATGTTCCAGTACTTGGGCAGCACGTAGAGCACGCCGTCGATGCGGGTGAGGTACTTCTGCACCCAGTGGTTGCCGACGGTGTAGGCGAT from the bacterium genome contains:
- a CDS encoding HEAT repeat domain-containing protein encodes the protein MKRLLKTLIIVFLLFALYPLYIFIRIIIGSMFDTPFDPMFGPRNPVPGASSYLEKRADISPEQKICLLNCQPCDKDVLKLLSAAPSREVRSLVATNPSVTTDVLEKLSKDEDDGVRTSVAVGRNTPREILLTLLNDPDGTVRWSVPGNENLTESDIRELYNKKASLTMIAANNNTPVDILEQLAELSDSSISMEICRNRNITDKIALFLLNDSKIDVNYTPIGLVHNPAISDNILKILANNPRVEISNYANKYLEERKQSQTNKN
- a CDS encoding 3-isopropylmalate dehydrogenase, which codes for MSKTYKIAVIPGDGTGPEVVAEGLRVLDAAAGKFGFKTEKVTYDFGGDRYLRTGEVLPPSAVGDLRQHDSILLGAIGHPDVKPGILEQGILLKLRFELDQYINLRPVKLFPGVYTPLKDKGPAEIDFVVVRENTEGLYAGAGGTLRKGTMHEVAVQESINTRMGVERCLRYAFEYTRKRGQEKKLTLCGKTNVLTYAFDLWERVFNEVGEKEYKDIKRDYAHVDATCMWMVKNPEWFDVIVTDNMFGDIITDLGAMIQGGMGIAAGGNINPEGVSMFEPIGGSAPKYTGQGIINPLAAICAAGMMLDHLGETKAASAIEEAVMYVTGNKLKSLAAGKMGYSTSQVGDLVIEKLLA